Part of the Vigna unguiculata cultivar IT97K-499-35 chromosome 3, ASM411807v1, whole genome shotgun sequence genome, AAGAGTATTCCACAGAATATAGTCCCCAGAAGTAACCTGGTTATCACAAGAAATAATAAAAGACATGAATAGATATCACTCACACCGAAAGGAGCAGAAAATTTAGGCAGATTTATCATTATCATATTCAGTGGGTTCACTTAAAGTATGAATCATTGACCCTACACAAACAAAtctagtaaatatatatatatatatatacctgagTTGAAAACTCCATAGGTGCTTTTACAGCTGGATAGATGCCCacctaaaaaataatcaaattatcatACAGATAACAAAAGGAAGAAGAGGGTTCCAAAGCGTAAAAAAACTCAGTATGGTTAGACCAGTCCTCTTCTTTATacatattttgaagaaaaattagaGATTCCATGGAGAAATAAGAACAAATACGATAAATAAACTATACATGAAATGGCTTTGGAacagcaaaaagaaaaattgaaacataaGTTAATAACCAATTATATACTGAACTAAAATAGCCTAAATTTGtgaaaatgaatcaattttatatGGATCTACATTGttttctccaaataaatgacaGCAAAAATAGATTTGCAGACTCACAGATTTAGGATCAACGGAAATTCCAGATACTGATGCCCCAACAACCTTGAATGATACCTATAATAATGAAACTATTAATAtgataacatatataataatataataatgaaaatattaatatgataaCATATAATCTTTACGGAATTACAGACTTAAACACACTTACAAGATTGTTGTATTAGTCTAATGAAATTCATATTCATCAATTTTAGACAGTTTGAGGAACATAAAGTCAATTTTCTATAAAGCTTTGACAGAACAAGGGTCAACTTCACATTTATTATATGGCCAACCAACATAATAGTTACTAGTTACAAAGGGATGGATGCATTCAATCTAACCAGCTAAAGAGAATCCAACCAGGCATACCACGAGGGCATGAACCAATTGATAGTTGGTAAACATGGTAAGATTATCCAGAAGTGCCAAGACTGGCACAGACAGCTAACACAAGAAAGAAAGACTTTGAGacatcaaaaaaaaattaaaagataaatgagTAGACTATTACATTAGAAAGCACTAAATTACACAATATGCCAACAGCTATATATTAGAGAAGAAACTAAATTCATAAAAGCCAAGTATTCCTAGTTAGTTAGGTCACATCGCgcaggagaaaaaaaataaaaacttcaaaTAATGAAAGCTAAGTAAATCTTGTAACAAATTTAACTAATAGAATATTTAGgaaattagaataaatattcaaaagtaAATTGCAATTTTTATTGTTAACATTATTACTGGACAAGAGGTCTAGTTATGTTAGAGGTCCAATCGGGCTGAGTTTGTGCTGGTGTACTGTATTTGTATATGGCCCACAGTAGTAGTAAAAATGGGAATATTCTGAGTCCTATTAGttcattatatatgttttttttcctcttctctATCCAATTCCTAAATTTCAGCACTAAGAATCTGATTATATGACACGGTAATATAACCAAAAGCACCAGCTTATAAAAAACCAAAAGAACAAAAGTAAGCAAAATCAGTCAACAAAAAATGCAAATTCATTAAACTCTAAGAGATAATGTAGATGCCTTGCTCAAAGATCAAAATGAATATGAGAAGGAGCGTACTTTAGCATAATTGTATGCCTGCCAGCAAAATGGCTCCTCTAATTCAACTGGAGGAAGATCCTTATTCATTTTCTCCATCAAATGTTCTTCGTTAACCATGTTACTAGCATTCTCTGCCTCATTATCACTATCCTCGTCAGCATCATTTCCAAAGGACGACCTGGAGGAAGACAACCTTTGGTTTTTCCATGGTGCAAACTTGACAGTTCCAGGGAAGGTCACTTCAATACTTCTTCCAGTCAGTCCTCGGCCACTTGTCACAATTTTCCATTCAACAGAGTGCTCTGAAGTTGAAACTGTTCCCACAGAAGGAGTCCCATCCAAAGACACAATCCTCCTCCTAGGAAAGGGCATAGTCACGGTACAGAACTCCATTGTCAAAGGGGCCTTATATCCTTCCATTAAATGTAACTTGAATAGAAATGCGCCTTTGTCCTCAGAAACCATAGACAACTGGTAGAATCCCTTTAAGGGGGGTCCAAGGGCACAAGTTGCCTGATAACGCATCAACACAAAATTACCTAACGGTGGAGAAAACATCACACCTTGCTTGTCCAAACCTTGATCTGAAACTTGAGCACAAGGATGATATGATAAAACTTCAAGGCTTGCTCTGTGCAACCCAGCCAAGGGAAATGACACATCTGGCAACCCTTCCAAATCAGCTCGACAATTTATTTGACCAGAAACTGATATAGTATCTGGAATTTCATCTCTGTCATACAGAGCCGCGTGAATAGTCTCATGAATGGTAAACAATATTCTCTGCTTTCCTTTGTATAAATATGGTTTCCAAGCTGGCTGCTTCTGTTCCGAAGGAGGCAAATCCGTTGCAGAAAAACCATTGGCCtttatagtaaaaatattgGAATAATTAAGGTCCAAGGGTGTGCCTGTATAAAATTGTACATTGATAGAATAAATTTACAAGCAATAGGTAACTGACAGCCTACAAGAAAATCCACTACATAAATATGAGATGAGAAATACCATAATAAAAGGTACCAACCAAAGGGCATTGAACTATTGATAAATGTTCTGAGTGCATCTTTATCCAATGGCCTAGACCCAATTTTTGGAGCATCGCCTGTAACTGATCCTGGTACAGATGTAATTGAAGGGGATGCAGAAGTAACAGGTGGAGTTACAGGTTTTGCCCTGGAAGAGATGCCTATACTACCAGTGAGTGAATCAAACAGCCCTCCAACAGAGGGAGCTGCACTTACAATCACTTCTGGTTCTACTGTGTCGCCTGTAATTATGTCACCAATAGCATGTGCTACCATAAAAGCCCTATAAAATGAAAGCAAAAGTAGAACGAAGATCTCTAATTAAAATCACATACTATGAAGTCAAATCCCAACACCATCATACTGTAAACGAACTCTCTAGGCCATGAAGATATTACAAGTGTAATCAATTAAGATACATCAGAAAAAACACACATAGAAGGTGCAATGTAGAAGCACCAACCATCTTATATTCCAAAACAATACAAGAACGAGCAGAAATACACGAAAACTGAAGCCATATTCTCACCCTCTACCCTGACCTTAAAGGGAAAGGTGTGAAAGGCCCATGAAATCTGCCAATACAAGCTGAACAAAACCTTATTCTATATACCATTCCGTGgcacatttaaaaaatgttcaagaaaatgttttcaaaatcaCTTTCACGTTTAGTTACCCAATAAACATCTgagaaatagaataaaaaaaataaaatttcaataataacaacaacaagcCAATCTAAACCAGCATGTACGAGATGATTTTCTAGTCAGGAATATTGGTGGTATTTGCAACTAACTTAACATACCCTGTTACCGATGGAAGATCCAACAAGAGGGAAGACAAGCCATCGTCCATGCCAAGAGCAGTTCCACAATCAGATCTTTTACACAACCTTGCATATGCTTTTAAATGCCTAGGTTCAACCATTGGTAGAATAAGTATACTGTAAAGGCCCTTCGTGTGCAAGATTAAAGGCCACAATAGATTCTTAATGTCCTCCTCTTCTTTGTTAATGTAAAGACCTACAACATGACGAGTGATGGGATCATCCACCCAAGAATCTGATCCCAAAGTTGAATTACTCTTGCGTATCCCAAATCCTCGCGCAGATCCCTCCCTAAACAGAAGCAGTAAAGTCACCCGAAAAAATGGTGAGTGGAAATTAACATGATAATTGCAACGAGATTTGTCTGAATTATTAAGCCGTTTACCCCTTTGGCCACTTAATAATGAAATCGAAATCAGAAATTGGAGGGTATAGAGTGAAATGCGAGGAGAGAGAAGAAAGTAAAACAACCTATGTTTTCGGTCAAGAAAGGCATCAGTGAGGTCGGAGTTAGTGGGTAAGGAAGAGAAGAATTGATCGGAGTCATTGTTGGCGTTGCAAGCAGCTCGCCAACGCTTCTCCACCACCGGAAACCTcctaatgaaagaaaataatgagaATTTGAATGTATTTGCATAGAGCATGTGTTAAGAGTTGGAGCtgagagaaggagaagaaggtaCCTTGAGAAAACGACGGCGTCGAGGTTGTTCAGGATCCATATAGCTCTGATGCCGCATCCACTGGACATGGCTGCTACTCCGATCGTTCATTCCTCCACCACGCACGGTTCCTCTATTATTCTATTCAAATTATCccatcttaaattttttaaccgggtgaataattaaaatttatcttatgTGTTTCAATTAAGAACCCATAAATCATATACAAATTATTCCATCAAGAAACCCTGGTACCatttcttgaatttttaaaatttcagtatttctttaaataatattttgagatGTAGTTGCAATTTCTTTTAAACTATCCAATACCTTTAATTAATCACATGAATATGAAATCATTTATTACTGTTTTATAAAGCATTTTTGGTAAGTAACATTGAATCaattattaaaactttaatcattcatcattctagtttttttttaattataaaaaaacagtctttaaaaatttaagaataattcattcttattttttacattaGAATATTCTAAGTTAATCcttaatttaatgataatttttccatttaattcataattttagcCACATCAATTCATTGGGTGTAGGGATCAAACACCTATTTTTAACACTCAAATTACCATTGAGTCCTTTTGTCTGACATCCTCCTTAGTGAGCTTATACAGTTATTTCTCTTGTTCAATGTCTTCTCTCCTCCCGCTCAGCTGGTCGGGCAGTCGGGTACCTATCTAAAAGGCTCTTACCTTGGGCCTCTATTTATAGGTTTTGGTATGGGCTGTGATTGGGGTTTCTTAATTATGGCCCAATTGCGTTTTAAACCTGATTACTGACTTGtatttactttaattaactttttacctACTGATCCAGGTTTTGGTGTGGCCGACCGATGGGTCGTGCGTCCTGTCGGTTGTCTTCATAAATGAGGGTGTCTCCATAGAGGTGGAGACAAAGTTCAACTGAAAATGAACGCATGGGACATTTGGTCACGACCCCCTTAAAGCACTCTGGAGAGATTGCCACATCAACGGTCCGAGGGAAGGTCCGCTTGACCAATGGTTATTGGTCCGCCTAACCGATGGTCATGTGGTAGGCCATATTGCACATTGTTAATCctcaaataattattaacttaaataatcaTATGGGTTTGACAAAATTAGCTTATAAGCCGGTGTGTAGTTCCTGGCCACCTAAGATGCATATATATGATACGTGTATTAGATACAACAAGTATCTGATACATCGATAAGTTTAtacgtttattttcaaaataataggatatgatacgtgatagatacgtgatatatgaatattgaaaagatgtacaataatttttacaaacataataaatatatgattgttaatgtgtgaatccaaattttataattagagacgaattattttggtagccaaaatctggtagctaatgttagtaaccaatttaaaaaccaattcataatggaaattattttaaggtttaattaatcgtaaggtacccagtttggtactagagtgtcaaattggtacccgcttttaaaaaagtgtcaattgcatcccaacttttgaaaattgcttcaattaggtcccttcagacagagttgactaacgccgttagtcaacgtgccacgtgtcaatctgtgatttttttgttttttttttaaaaaaattatttttttttaattttttaatttttttaatttttttttaaaaaaaattaaaaatgccacgtgtcaagtccctgtgtgtgccacgtggcattgtcagtgccacgtggcattgaaatgccacatgtcagtgtcactattagatgtcattgttTTAATTTCGATTTGgtccccatttatgttttttcgtttcaatttagtacctacttatgtgtatttgattcaattttgacctaataatttttaataattaaaatattttttaataaaattaaaactaattaagtataaaagtttaaaaaaaattaagtatttgatatttatattaaaatttagtggtaaaagtcattttagtacttataaatagcataacattcatacaaaataataaatttggtctgaaattgagagaaacattataaatattagtacttaattttgtaaaaatatttatacttaattatttttaatcttataaaaaatggattacaaaaatattttaattattaaaaaaattgggacaaaattgaatcagatacacatacttaggtactaaattgaaacaaaaagacatatgtggggaccaaatcgaaatcaaaacaatgacatctaatagtgacactgacacgtgacacacacagggacttgacacgtggcatttttaatttttttaaaaaaaaattttaaaattaaaaaaaaattaaatttaaaaaaaaaaatcaaaaaaaccactttaaatcattttttaaatttatatatgtttgttgTATGAATAAGACAACTTTATTTAAGTTACTTGatttaatgaatattaatcaaaaatattttttatttaatttatgaattttaatttttttatccctcaatttaaattattattattatattgatttttttagcttaataatttcaaattacgTAAAGTAAACTAGTTTAAGATACTTCATCAATCctttttatatttgtcaaaCTAAATCCATTCTATGTTAATTTATTCACTGTTAAGTCATAAGTTCTacgaaaaaaattgtaagaggGATTCAACTAGATTTTAGAATAACAGGAATTAGTGTAACACTTTTTCATGCTTTCTTCTATGTTATAAGATACACACGTGTTGGGATTTTTTTTCCAATGCAGCATTATTTTCcacaaaaaatacataaatagcATATTgtgcattttatttattaatataacacGATTTTCGTTCagaatttgatttttgaataattgaattttgaacataaatagttttttttttcctcgaAATCACTCGAAATTCGATTtcgaaaaaatcaaattttaagctggatttttaattttttttggtttttattttattaaaattagaaggaaaaataaaactttttatttgtttagttttaattaatggagaaggaaaaaatattttaaaatgtagaaATTGatgtagttttttaaaataattaaatgttttaaaatatataataatattttaaaataaaatacgtttgtattttgaaaagtgtatttttcaaataaaataaaataattatatgcaatgtatagattattaaatagattattaagaagtttattttgaaaataaaagaatcaataattgattgaaaattatttgttgaaggaaaaaatatttaattgtataataaatcaaactaaaaataattattttaaaataatttgattctttAAAACTTCGCAcatcaaatttgaaatatataattaggaCTGTtgctttgatttttatttatggaTAAAAATGTTTATGAGAGTTTGTTTAGAGTAAATACAATTTTCTATAAACACTtagtaaacaaaaatataagagaAATGAAATAAGTgtcttatttaatttattgaatatatttttaatatatgtattaattaattttaatttatataaaaaaatattatttttaatttctttatttataaaagaaacataagtCGGATTTAACTGACCATTGTAATTATAGACGAATCTGatacataaaagaaaagagaaaaaaaaaaagaattatttaactACAAATCATGAATGTTTAATTTACAAactttcaacaacaaaaaaactacaataaaatattttattttacaatataattttacaatgaaATCTTTTTTTCCTTCAACAACAAATTctcaatcaattatttattcctttattttgaaaatataatttaaaaaaaatctatattgaactaatttattttacattattttacaatgaaatcatttatttgttatataaatagtaaaattttaatatttttaacaataacataattgaaattaataacaaaaaatactaCATCAATTTTATTGGTTTAAATAAGCATCGTAAAATTGATACCACAAATAagctaataaaaaattatattgaaaaaaaataaccacacacaaacaaaaaacattataacatcttttttataatattttattgagatatatatatatatatatatatatatatatatatatatatatatatatatatatatatatatatatatatatattctaaaaaagcatcaaaattagtttatgaatatttccttttattttcaattcCCAGAAGTTAGGTTTTCTCTTCCTCTCCCTTCTCCCTTTTCCCTTGAAAGATTTAATCTCTTTCCTTGTTTTCTTGAAGATCTAAAGTTCCAGAAGTAACTAAATGAAGGGTTCTCTCATATTCCCTAATCAATTTCATTATTCGGTAAGTTCAAATTCTTCTTCCTCTTATAAGagcatttttatatttttaatgcatgtatttttttttttctgattgcatgttgtttttttgttttctagatGAATCTTCACCTAGTTTTGGATCTAAAATCAAGTCTTCATCGTTGATTGAACCTCTGGTTGCATAAATAGAATAGTACATGGTAAAGTTACGTAAGGAGAGAATAATGATACGAGTCTTCTTTAAGACAAGGGAAACTagttattttacaaatttgatgTTTTTGCGTTGAATTATAAAAGAGGGGCATATTTTTGTGGGAATGTTGCTGATGCTTgagaaactaaaatataatgaataatgtttatggtggtgatggtgatggttTTCTTTTGTATAGAGAAATTGAAGACGgtttaagagaaaaagaaattggtttATGTTATGAATTTTTGAGTGTTGGTGAATTTGCTGGATTGGATAAAAGGAGTTGTGGCTGACATTGTTTATTGTTATGAAATTGGTATAAAAAAATGCTAGGAATGTGGTTATAGTAGAAGATAAGAGGAACGAGTATGATTTATATGA contains:
- the LOC114177732 gene encoding AP-5 complex subunit mu isoform X1, translating into MSSGCGIRAIWILNNLDAVVFSRRFPVVEKRWRAACNANNDSDQFFSSLPTNSDLTDAFLDRKHREGSARGFGIRKSNSTLGSDSWVDDPITRHVVGLYINKEEEDIKNLLWPLILHTKGLYSILILPMVEPRHLKAYARLCKRSDCGTALGMDDGLSSLLLDLPSVTGAFMVAHAIGDIITGDTVEPEVIVSAAPSVGGLFDSLTGSIGISSRAKPVTPPVTSASPSITSVPGSVTGDAPKIGSRPLDKDALRTFINSSMPFGTPLDLNYSNIFTIKANGFSATDLPPSEQKQPAWKPYLYKGKQRILFTIHETIHAALYDRDEIPDTISVSGQINCRADLEGLPDVSFPLAGLHRASLEVLSYHPCAQVSDQGLDKQGVMFSPPLGNFVLMRYQATCALGPPLKGFYQLSMVSEDKGAFLFKLHLMEGYKAPLTMEFCTVTMPFPRRRIVSLDGTPSVGTVSTSEHSVEWKIVTSGRGLTGRSIEVTFPGTVKFAPWKNQRLSSSRSSFGNDADEDSDNEAENASNMVNEEHLMEKMNKDLPPVELEEPFCWQAYNYAKVSFKVVGASVSGISVDPKSVGIYPAVKAPMEFSTQVTSGDYILWNTLGKCPNVATIKRKKPDPVNLCLALYHFVLQ
- the LOC114177732 gene encoding AP-5 complex subunit mu isoform X2, which translates into the protein MSSGCGIRAIWILNNLDAVVFSRRFPVVEKRWRAACNANNDSDQFFSSLPTNSDLTDAFLDRKHREGSARGFGIRKSNSTLGSDSWVDDPITRHVVGLYINKEEEDIKNLLWPLILHTKGLYSILILPMVEPRHLKAYARLCKRSDCGTALGMDDGLSSLLLDLPSVTGAFMVAHAIGDIITGDTVEPEVIVSAAPSVGGLFDSLTGSIGISSRAKPVTPPVTSASPSITSVPGSVTGDAPKIGSRPLDKDALRTFINSSMPFGTPLDLNYSNIFTIKANGFSATDLPPSEQKQPAWKPYLYKGKQRILFTIHETIHAALYDRDEIPDTISVSGQINCRADLEGLPDVSFPLAGLHRASLEVLSYHPCAQVSDQGLDKQGVMFSPPLGNFVLMRYQATCALGPPLKGFYQLSMVSEDKGAFLFKLHLMEGYKAPLTMEFCTVTMPFPRRRIVSLDGTPSVGTVSTSEHSVEWKIVTSGRGLTGRSIEVTFPGTVKFAPWKNQRLSSSRSSFGNDADEDSDNEAENASNMVNEEHLMEKMNKDLPPVELEEPFCWQAYNYAKVSFKVVGASVSGISVDPKSVGIYPAVKAPMEFSTQVTSGDYILWNTLGKCPNVATIKSQKETRSS
- the LOC114177732 gene encoding AP-5 complex subunit mu isoform X3 → MSSGCGIRAIWILNNLDAVVFSRRFPVVEKRWRAACNANNDSDQFFSSLPTNSDLTDAFLDRKHREGSARGFGIRKSNSTLGSDSWVDDPITRHVVGLYINKEEEDIKNLLWPLILHTKGLYSILILPMVEPRHLKAYARLCKRSDCGTALGMDDGLSSLLLDLPSVTGAFMVAHAIGDIITGDTVEPEVIVSAAPSVGGLFDSLTGSIGISSRAKPVTPPVTSASPSITSVPGSVTGDAPKIGSRPLDKDALRTFINSSMPFGTPLDLNYSNIFTIKANGFSATDLPPSEQKQPAWKPYLYKGKQRILFTIHETIHAALYDRDEIPDTISVSGQINCRADLEGLPDVSFPLAGLHRASLEVLSYHPCAQVSDQGLDKQGVMFSPPLGNFVLMRYQATCALGPPLKGFYQLSMVSEDKGAFLFKLHLMEGYKAPLTMEFCTVTMPFPRRRIVSLDGTPSVGTVSTSEHSVEWKIVTSGRGLTGRSIEVTFPGTVKFAPWKNQRLSSSRSSFGNDADEDSDNEAENASNMVNEEHLMEKMNKDLPPVELEEPFCWQAYNYAKVSFKVVGASVSGISVDPKSVGIYPAVKAPMEFSTQVTSGDYILWNTLGKCPNVATIKRWM